One segment of Candidatus Limnocylindrales bacterium DNA contains the following:
- a CDS encoding DUF3313 domain-containing protein, whose amino-acid sequence MLAAGLLSVCAGCATQRPAAQPAASAAPSLPALESGFLTNYSRLQPSDQSPSVLFYRDPTLKRGFRKILFRPVQVWRGADRRLDDIPESDLQYLADSFYRAMTSRLRRSFELVDKPGVNVLEIQLALTLVTKPHQKVDFFSTDVPIRNLPERTRELGDATKTFIHDCALEAEFSVSGPPPAKADGDKRRHRKRVVKAAFFDKRRGNETSKGNVQTWSDVDAVFDRWADVMDSQLVGLKDGTFKPKLTVSDTPARSK is encoded by the coding sequence ATGTTGGCGGCCGGTCTGCTTTCCGTCTGCGCCGGCTGCGCAACGCAAAGACCCGCCGCGCAGCCTGCTGCATCTGCCGCGCCCTCGCTGCCGGCGCTCGAGTCGGGGTTTCTCACCAATTATTCGCGCCTTCAGCCGAGCGACCAGTCGCCGTCGGTGCTCTTCTATCGCGACCCGACGCTGAAGCGCGGCTTTCGCAAGATCCTGTTCCGGCCGGTCCAGGTGTGGCGCGGTGCCGACCGGCGCCTCGACGACATTCCCGAATCCGACCTTCAATACCTGGCCGATTCGTTCTATCGCGCGATGACGAGCCGGCTTCGCAGATCGTTCGAGCTCGTCGACAAACCCGGGGTCAACGTGCTCGAGATCCAGCTCGCGCTCACGCTCGTGACGAAGCCGCACCAGAAAGTCGATTTCTTCTCGACCGACGTTCCGATCCGCAACCTGCCCGAGCGGACCAGAGAGCTCGGCGACGCGACGAAAACGTTCATCCACGATTGTGCGCTCGAAGCGGAGTTTTCCGTCTCCGGGCCTCCGCCTGCGAAAGCGGATGGCGACAAACGCCGGCATCGCAAGCGGGTCGTCAAGGCGGCGTTCTTCGACAAACGCCGCGGGAACGAGACGTCCAAGGGCAACGTCCAGACGTGGAGCGATGTCGACGCGGTCTTCGACAGATGGGCCGACGTGATGGATTCGCAGCTGGTCGGGCTGAAGGATGGTACGTTCAAGCCGAAGCTGACTGTGAGCGATACACCGGCGCGATCGAAGTAG
- the chrA gene encoding chromate efflux transporter, whose translation MNVTTSHRSVEPSHGISFAEAARVWARVAALSFGGPAGQIAVMHRILVDEKKWIGDARFLHALNYCMLLPGPEAQQLAVYIGWLLHRTAGGLVAGLLFILPGFVSIMALSIVYAAYGNVGSVAALFFGMKAAVLAVVIEAVQRVGKRSLKSNEMRAVAVAAFIAVFVFDVAFPWIVLAAGLIGFAGARLGVRAFAPGAGGHGAAGSAMLSDADSALGESMPAHARPSTVWSLRMGTILLLLWLVPVILIVAMTGDRAHSAFADIAVFFSKMAVVTFGGAYAVLTYVAQQAVTGYGWLRATEMMDGLGMAETTPGPLIMVNQFVGFLAAFRNPGMFPPYVAGVLGAILTVWVTFTPCFLWIFLGAPYVETLRSNKALSGALATITAAVVGMIANLAVWFALHVMFREVHVIAGYGATIDVPVLASINVWSVVLFAGAAWAIFRAKKGMLGVLAVTALAGMLLYFAGLVQPIASSQ comes from the coding sequence ATGAACGTCACGACATCGCATCGCAGCGTTGAGCCGTCCCACGGCATTTCGTTCGCCGAGGCGGCACGTGTCTGGGCGCGCGTCGCTGCGCTCAGCTTCGGCGGGCCGGCCGGGCAGATCGCGGTGATGCACCGGATCCTCGTCGACGAAAAGAAATGGATCGGCGACGCGCGCTTCCTGCACGCGCTCAACTACTGCATGCTCCTGCCCGGTCCCGAGGCCCAGCAGCTTGCCGTCTACATCGGCTGGCTGCTGCACCGCACGGCCGGCGGACTCGTCGCCGGCCTTCTGTTCATCCTTCCGGGTTTCGTCTCGATCATGGCGCTCAGCATCGTTTATGCGGCGTACGGCAACGTCGGATCGGTGGCCGCGCTGTTCTTCGGCATGAAAGCCGCCGTGCTCGCCGTCGTGATCGAAGCCGTGCAGCGGGTCGGAAAGAGGTCGCTCAAGAGCAACGAGATGCGCGCGGTTGCGGTGGCCGCGTTCATCGCGGTGTTCGTCTTCGATGTTGCGTTTCCGTGGATCGTGCTGGCTGCGGGCCTCATCGGGTTCGCCGGTGCGCGCCTCGGCGTGCGCGCGTTTGCACCGGGCGCCGGCGGTCACGGCGCCGCCGGAAGCGCCATGCTGAGCGATGCCGACAGCGCGCTCGGAGAGTCGATGCCTGCCCACGCAAGGCCGTCAACGGTGTGGTCGCTTCGGATGGGCACGATCCTGCTGCTGCTCTGGCTGGTTCCGGTGATTCTCATCGTCGCGATGACCGGCGACCGTGCGCACAGCGCGTTCGCCGACATCGCCGTGTTCTTCTCGAAGATGGCCGTCGTCACGTTCGGCGGCGCCTATGCGGTGCTCACGTACGTCGCGCAGCAGGCGGTGACGGGATACGGGTGGCTGCGGGCGACCGAAATGATGGACGGTCTCGGCATGGCCGAAACCACGCCCGGGCCGCTCATCATGGTCAACCAGTTCGTCGGATTTCTGGCGGCGTTTCGCAATCCGGGAATGTTTCCGCCGTACGTTGCCGGAGTGCTCGGCGCGATCCTCACGGTGTGGGTCACGTTCACGCCGTGCTTCCTGTGGATCTTCCTCGGCGCGCCATACGTGGAGACGCTGCGCAGCAACAAGGCCCTGTCCGGTGCGCTCGCGACCATCACCGCCGCTGTCGTCGGCATGATCGCGAACCTTGCCGTCTGGTTCGCGCTGCACGTGATGTTCCGTGAGGTCCACGTGATCGCCGGCTACGGCGCGACGATCGACGTGCCGGTCCTGGCGAGCATCAATGTCTGGAGCGTCGTGCTGTTCGCGGGCGCAGCCTGGGCGATCTTTCGTGCGAAGAAAGGCATGCTCGGAGTGCTTGCGGTGACGGCGCTGGCGGGAATGCTGCTGTACTTCGCAGGCCTCGTGCAGCCGATCGCATCGTCGCAGTAG
- a CDS encoding glutamine--tRNA ligase/YqeY domain fusion protein produces MGNETTASSSSNDTARAPGLDFIRQRVADDVAAGRNQGRVVTRFPPEPNGYLHIGHAKSICLNFGVAIENGGRCHLRMDDTNPSKEDLEYVDSITEDVRWLGFDWGTHFYHAADYFDRLYEFAEELVRGGKAFVCDLSPEEMRQYRGTFTEPGKESPWRGRSVDENLDLFRRMRAGEFPNGTHTLRARIDMASPNIVMRDPVLYRIQHSDHHRTGDKWCIYPMYDFAHCLSDALEGITHSICTLEFVPNRALYDWVLDQVDLSSLPGRPQQIEFARLNLAYTVMSKRILRGLVEQNHVSGWDDPRMPTISGMRRRGYSAAGLRAFCESVGVAKADNMVAFAQLEHHVRDDLNRTSPRVMAVVDPIRVTIENWPAGQVEMIEAVNNPEDAAAGTRQVPFSGELFLERDDFMEDPPKKFFRLAPGREVRLRYAYFVTCTGVEKDSAGKVTGLRCTYDPASRGGNSPDGRKVKATLHWVSAAHAIPAEVRLYNLLFTRENPLKVADGESPFDSLNPASLEIVRDARVEPSLAAAKAGERYQFERLGYFCIDPDSRGGALVVNRTATLKDEWANIQKRQD; encoded by the coding sequence GTGGGTAACGAAACGACAGCATCCTCTTCCTCGAACGACACGGCGCGCGCACCCGGCCTCGATTTCATCCGCCAGCGCGTCGCGGACGATGTCGCGGCCGGCCGGAACCAGGGGCGCGTCGTGACGCGCTTTCCTCCGGAGCCGAACGGCTACCTCCACATCGGCCACGCCAAATCGATCTGCCTCAATTTCGGAGTCGCCATCGAAAACGGCGGTCGCTGCCATCTGCGGATGGACGACACGAACCCGAGCAAGGAAGACCTCGAATACGTCGATTCGATCACCGAGGACGTGCGCTGGCTCGGTTTCGACTGGGGTACGCACTTCTACCACGCAGCCGACTACTTCGATCGCCTTTACGAGTTCGCCGAAGAGCTCGTGCGCGGCGGCAAGGCGTTCGTCTGCGACCTTTCGCCCGAAGAGATGCGCCAGTACCGCGGCACGTTCACCGAGCCGGGCAAGGAAAGCCCTTGGCGCGGGCGCAGCGTAGACGAGAACCTCGACCTGTTTCGCCGCATGCGCGCCGGAGAGTTCCCGAACGGCACGCACACGCTTCGCGCGCGTATCGACATGGCCTCGCCGAACATCGTCATGCGTGATCCGGTGCTGTACCGCATCCAGCACTCCGATCATCACCGCACCGGCGACAAATGGTGCATCTATCCGATGTACGACTTCGCGCACTGCCTGTCGGATGCGCTCGAGGGCATCACGCACTCGATCTGCACGCTCGAGTTCGTGCCGAACCGCGCACTGTACGACTGGGTACTCGACCAGGTCGATCTTTCCAGCCTGCCCGGCCGCCCGCAGCAGATCGAGTTCGCGCGCCTTAACCTCGCGTACACGGTGATGAGCAAACGGATCCTTCGCGGCCTCGTCGAACAGAACCACGTCTCGGGCTGGGACGATCCGCGCATGCCGACCATTTCGGGCATGCGCCGCCGCGGATACTCGGCCGCAGGGCTTCGCGCGTTCTGCGAAAGCGTCGGCGTGGCCAAGGCCGACAACATGGTCGCGTTCGCGCAGCTCGAGCATCACGTGCGCGACGATCTGAACCGCACGTCACCGCGCGTGATGGCGGTCGTCGATCCGATTCGCGTCACGATCGAGAACTGGCCGGCCGGCCAGGTCGAGATGATCGAAGCCGTCAACAATCCGGAAGACGCCGCGGCCGGCACTCGCCAGGTGCCATTTTCGGGCGAGCTCTTCCTCGAGCGCGACGACTTCATGGAAGACCCACCGAAGAAGTTCTTCCGCCTCGCACCGGGTCGCGAGGTGCGGCTGCGTTACGCGTACTTCGTCACCTGCACCGGCGTCGAGAAGGATTCCGCCGGAAAGGTGACCGGGCTTCGCTGCACGTACGATCCGGCAAGCCGCGGCGGCAATTCGCCCGACGGTCGCAAGGTGAAGGCGACGCTGCACTGGGTTTCGGCGGCACACGCAATCCCGGCCGAAGTGCGTCTCTACAATCTCCTGTTCACGCGCGAGAACCCGCTCAAGGTTGCCGACGGCGAGTCGCCATTCGACAGCCTCAATCCTGCATCGCTCGAGATCGTTCGCGATGCGCGCGTTGAGCCGTCACTTGCCGCTGCAAAGGCCGGCGAGCGCTACCAGTTCGAGCGGCTCGGATACTTCTGCATCGATCCGGATTCGCGCGGCGGCGCGCTCGTCGTCAACCGCACGGCAACGCTGAAGGACGAGTGGGCGAACATTCAAAAGCGTCAGGACTGA
- a CDS encoding adenylate/guanylate cyclase domain-containing protein has translation MTFRNSIGARIFGLAVFLLTLTIALVGFLLWQVDRLEEELQTLTHVDIPLATSLSNVNEYGLRRRLAFERTFGALSHPEPNQTVLTEAQANYEEFTGLLNDELARAATLLSPDAIGARAASEALELSTLLRQVEAAYPAITAQQAKVLDLQRQGDHAAAVLVADGLNQLQRLVQTQRAELQTITTRRAEHVAREALERQGRIVRLSVAATASTVLLGLLVAMVVTRALLRPVHSLIGALGNVQKGQLDLELPVRSKDELGALTTSFNFFVGELRAKEQMRETFGRYVDPRILKRLLDADITGEDGGREMMTVSFGDIVGFTALSERLTPANMVRLLNRHFGLQALAVQEYQGIVDKFIGDSIMAFWGPPFVEDAEHAVLACRAALAQLVAIDTLRSELPELTGLRRDTPVIDLRLGLALGEVIVGNIGSDHTRSYTVIGDTVNLAARLEAANRFYGTRILVSDSVAREAGPQFEMREIDTIAVKGKIETVDVFELLGETGCLDDVAQRARDTYADGLRCYRAGSWDAAFAAFSQSLAARPADRAAEVMLERIAEFREKPPSGWDGVWRPQTK, from the coding sequence GTGACGTTTCGCAACAGCATCGGCGCACGCATCTTCGGTCTGGCCGTCTTCCTTCTGACACTCACCATCGCGCTGGTCGGCTTCCTGCTCTGGCAGGTCGATCGCCTGGAGGAAGAGCTCCAGACGCTGACCCACGTCGACATCCCGCTCGCGACCTCGCTTTCGAACGTCAACGAGTACGGGCTGCGCCGCCGCCTCGCGTTCGAGCGCACGTTCGGCGCGCTCAGCCACCCCGAACCCAACCAGACGGTGCTGACCGAAGCGCAGGCCAACTACGAAGAGTTCACCGGCCTGCTCAACGATGAGCTCGCACGTGCGGCAACGCTGCTCTCACCGGACGCGATCGGAGCCAGGGCGGCATCCGAAGCGCTCGAGCTCAGCACGCTCCTGAGACAGGTCGAGGCTGCGTACCCGGCCATCACGGCTCAACAGGCGAAGGTCCTCGATCTTCAGCGTCAGGGCGACCACGCGGCCGCTGTGCTCGTTGCCGACGGACTCAACCAGCTTCAGAGGCTCGTGCAGACCCAGCGCGCCGAGCTGCAGACCATCACGACCAGGCGTGCCGAACACGTGGCCCGGGAGGCACTCGAGCGGCAGGGCCGCATCGTGCGGCTGAGCGTGGCGGCCACGGCATCGACCGTGCTGCTGGGGCTTCTCGTCGCGATGGTGGTCACGAGAGCCCTCCTTCGTCCCGTGCACTCGCTGATCGGCGCGCTCGGCAATGTGCAGAAGGGCCAGCTCGACCTCGAGCTGCCCGTGCGCAGCAAGGACGAGCTCGGCGCGCTGACGACGTCGTTCAACTTCTTCGTCGGCGAGCTGCGCGCCAAAGAGCAGATGCGCGAGACGTTCGGCAGGTACGTGGATCCGCGCATCCTCAAGCGGCTGCTCGACGCCGACATCACCGGCGAAGACGGCGGACGCGAGATGATGACCGTTTCGTTCGGCGACATCGTCGGCTTCACCGCGCTCTCGGAGCGCCTGACTCCGGCCAACATGGTGCGGCTGCTCAACCGGCATTTCGGTCTTCAGGCGCTGGCCGTGCAGGAATATCAGGGCATCGTCGACAAGTTCATCGGCGATTCGATCATGGCCTTCTGGGGTCCGCCGTTCGTCGAAGATGCCGAGCACGCGGTGCTCGCGTGCCGTGCGGCGCTCGCGCAGCTCGTCGCCATCGATACGCTTCGAAGCGAGCTTCCCGAGCTTACCGGGCTGCGGCGGGATACGCCGGTGATCGATCTGCGACTCGGCCTTGCGCTCGGCGAAGTGATCGTCGGGAACATCGGATCGGACCACACGCGCAGCTACACCGTCATCGGCGACACGGTGAATCTCGCGGCGCGCCTCGAGGCGGCCAATCGTTTCTACGGCACCAGGATCCTCGTGAGCGATTCGGTCGCGCGCGAGGCCGGCCCGCAGTTCGAGATGCGCGAGATCGATACCATTGCCGTAAAGGGCAAAATCGAGACCGTCGACGTGTTCGAGCTGCTCGGTGAAACCGGCTGTCTCGACGACGTTGCTCAGCGCGCGCGCGATACCTACGCCGACGGACTGCGCTGCTATCGCGCGGGCAGCTGGGATGCCGCGTTCGCAGCTTTCTCGCAGAGTCTCGCCGCGCGGCCGGCGGACCGCGCGGCAGAGGTCATGCTCGAACGCATCGCCGAGTTCCGCGAGAAGCCGCCGTCCGGATGGGACGGCGTGTGGCGGCCGCAAACGAAATAG
- a CDS encoding BrnA antitoxin family protein has protein sequence MIAIETISRRYQDTDVAAAEERDGSAQHPQGITETVRGGTNKGGRPTSSNPRKLISLRLPADVIARWRATGPGWQTRMADRLSKVRL, from the coding sequence ATGATCGCGATCGAGACCATTTCACGTCGTTATCAGGACACCGACGTTGCGGCTGCGGAAGAGCGCGACGGCAGCGCGCAGCATCCGCAGGGAATAACGGAAACCGTGCGGGGCGGAACCAACAAGGGCGGACGCCCGACCTCGTCGAATCCGCGCAAACTGATCTCGCTGCGTCTTCCCGCCGACGTCATCGCGCGATGGCGGGCGACCGGCCCCGGCTGGCAGACGCGCATGGCCGATCGATTGAGCAAGGTGCGTCTGTAG
- a CDS encoding VCBS repeat-containing protein — MLQGAVGIAGSCGRCLCDVDSSGAVSAVDALTTLRRAVGTGAALHCPACTCTAITRLDTGARPSSVVAVDIDKDGYVDLVTADLEADEVSVFYGRGRGVFSERKAFAVGDTPQSVTIADLDDDGHLDIVTSDALPNSLTVLFGRAGRKFVRAADPIPTGVAPINSVAVDINGDDKLDLVVANSLSQDISVLLGHGDGTFAQDVRYAVGAGPRWVALADMDGDDILDAVTANRDSNDLSILYGDGDGGFGNEKLVGGVGAPYHVSLADLDGDDRTDIVVASNSADAIAVLLAKGDHNFEEPVLYAASSNTIQTDVGFVDDDDVLDVVAVNYAGADRGLSVFLGNGDGTFANARVEATGFKSRSVALADIDGDSLTDVITANSGDGADDLTLFHGKGDGSFAGPVESEATPQTNDLVVADFDHDGFDDVATTDLAQTVTVYGSDGTGHFDRTVHPVGTVPFVLFVGQITGSTQADLIATAADTNGEESAQRSVVLVGSGDGTFTVSPASTQLTNGEAIRQSTAAGDIDGDGRTDLAIGAGEIELFLGQADGTFESFDELDALTTFPALAVADLDRDGDDDVLELVREHGTLRVHRNKGDGNFAAPVSYDVAADFYLAVADIDSDGDADVVTSTDHDGGTISVLRNTGQGTFGQQIVSHAGGLVYPFVVADFDGDRAADFTSVTADGHVLLLPGDAKGHFGESHSASTVAFSSGAFAAFVDDGFFDASPGRDLVLAGRAEGRGNRLVVLSDAGECMVR, encoded by the coding sequence GTGCTTCAGGGTGCCGTCGGCATCGCCGGATCGTGCGGGCGCTGCCTTTGCGACGTGGATTCGAGCGGCGCGGTCAGCGCGGTGGATGCGCTCACGACGCTCCGGCGCGCGGTCGGCACCGGGGCGGCGCTGCATTGTCCGGCCTGCACGTGCACGGCCATCACGCGACTCGATACCGGCGCGCGCCCGAGCTCGGTCGTCGCCGTCGACATCGACAAGGACGGCTACGTGGATCTGGTAACGGCGGACCTCGAGGCGGATGAAGTTTCGGTTTTCTATGGTCGCGGGCGCGGCGTGTTTTCGGAACGCAAGGCATTTGCGGTCGGCGATACTCCGCAGTCGGTCACCATTGCGGACCTGGACGACGACGGCCACCTCGACATCGTCACGTCCGATGCACTGCCGAACAGTCTTACCGTGCTGTTCGGCCGAGCCGGAAGAAAGTTCGTGCGCGCGGCCGATCCGATTCCTACCGGAGTCGCACCGATCAACTCGGTGGCGGTCGACATCAACGGAGACGACAAGCTCGATCTCGTGGTCGCCAACTCGCTGTCGCAGGACATCTCGGTTCTTCTCGGACACGGCGACGGCACGTTTGCGCAGGACGTCCGCTACGCAGTCGGAGCAGGCCCGCGCTGGGTCGCGCTCGCCGACATGGACGGCGACGACATCCTCGACGCGGTAACCGCCAACCGCGATTCGAACGACCTGTCGATTCTGTACGGCGACGGTGACGGCGGTTTCGGCAACGAAAAGCTGGTCGGCGGCGTCGGCGCGCCGTACCACGTCTCGCTCGCGGACCTCGATGGCGACGACCGCACCGACATCGTCGTGGCTTCGAACTCCGCGGATGCAATCGCCGTGCTGCTTGCCAAAGGCGACCACAACTTCGAGGAGCCGGTCCTGTACGCGGCGTCCTCGAACACCATCCAGACCGACGTGGGATTCGTCGACGACGACGACGTGCTCGACGTCGTCGCCGTCAACTATGCAGGCGCCGATCGCGGCCTTAGCGTTTTTCTCGGAAACGGGGACGGCACGTTTGCCAATGCGCGAGTCGAGGCGACAGGATTCAAATCGCGGTCGGTTGCGCTTGCCGACATCGACGGCGATTCGCTGACCGACGTCATCACGGCCAACTCCGGCGACGGCGCGGACGACCTGACGCTGTTTCACGGAAAAGGCGACGGCTCGTTCGCCGGTCCTGTCGAGTCGGAGGCCACGCCGCAGACGAACGACCTCGTCGTCGCCGACTTCGACCACGACGGGTTCGACGACGTTGCGACCACCGATCTCGCCCAGACGGTCACGGTGTACGGATCCGATGGGACCGGGCACTTCGATCGCACGGTTCATCCGGTCGGCACGGTGCCGTTCGTACTTTTCGTCGGCCAGATCACCGGCAGCACGCAGGCCGACCTGATTGCGACGGCTGCGGACACGAACGGCGAAGAGTCGGCGCAAAGATCGGTCGTCCTCGTCGGCAGCGGCGACGGAACGTTCACCGTTTCGCCGGCGTCGACCCAGCTCACAAACGGAGAAGCGATCCGGCAAAGCACCGCGGCCGGTGACATCGACGGCGACGGCCGCACCGACCTTGCGATCGGCGCCGGCGAGATCGAGTTGTTCCTCGGACAGGCCGACGGAACTTTCGAATCTTTCGACGAGCTCGACGCGCTCACGACTTTTCCGGCGCTCGCGGTTGCCGACCTTGACCGCGACGGCGACGACGACGTGCTCGAGCTCGTGCGCGAACACGGAACGCTGCGTGTGCACCGCAACAAGGGCGACGGCAATTTTGCCGCCCCCGTAAGTTACGACGTGGCGGCCGACTTCTATCTGGCCGTCGCCGACATCGACTCCGACGGCGACGCAGACGTCGTGACCTCGACAGATCATGATGGCGGAACGATTTCCGTCCTTCGCAACACTGGACAGGGAACCTTCGGTCAGCAGATCGTCAGCCACGCCGGCGGCCTCGTCTACCCGTTCGTCGTTGCGGACTTCGACGGCGACCGCGCAGCCGACTTCACAAGCGTGACCGCCGACGGCCACGTGCTGCTTCTTCCCGGCGACGCGAAAGGCCACTTCGGCGAGAGCCACTCCGCATCGACGGTAGCGTTTTCGTCCGGTGCGTTCGCCGCCTTCGTTGACGACGGGTTCTTCGATGCGTCGCCCGGGCGCGATCTCGTGCTTGCCGGACGCGCCGAGGGCCGCGGAAACCGGCTGGTCGTCCTTTCGGACGCCGGAGAATGCATGGTCCGGTGA